GAACATGTTGTGCAGCCAGCCGATGTTGAGCCCCTGGCTCAGCGCCCCGAGATTGTTCGCGAGCCCGCCGCCGGTGATGCCGCCGGCGGCGTTGGTCACGCCGCCCGCCGTCAGGTTGATGATGCTGTTGCCCAGGCCCAGCCCCGGGTTCAGGTTCGTGCCGCCGAGAAACTGGCCGCTCGCCACCTGCCACTGGATGCCGAGGTTGCCCTGCGACGTCGAGTTCAGCTCGACGATCAGCGCTTCGATATAGACCTGCGCACGCCGTGCATCGAGCTGGTCGATCACCGAGCGCAGGTTCCGGTAGACCGGATCCGATGCGGTAATGATCAGCGAATTGGTCGCCGCATCGGCCTGGATCATCCCGCCCGGCTGGTTGTCGTCGCCCTTGTCCTTGTCGCCGCCGAGCAGGCCGCCGCTGCCGAGCCCGCCGCTGCTGGACGTGCCGCCGTACGACGACGAGGAAGACGAGCCGCCGAGGCCGCCCGACGGCAGCGGCGGGGTGCCCGACGTGCCGGTCGAGAAGTTGCCGCTCGACGACGAGCCGCCGTTCTGGTTGAAGCTGTTTGCATCGTTGGACGACGCCGACGAGCCGCTGTCGCTGCCGCTGCCCTTGCCGAGCATCCCGCGCAGCGTCTTCGCGAGCTTCACCGCATCGGCGTTGCGCAGCGGCACGACATGCATGTTGCCGGGCACCGCGCTCGGCGCATCGAGCTGCTGCACGAGGCGCTTGGCGGCCGCGAGGCGCGATGCGCTCGACGCGCGCAGCATCAGCGAGTTGGTGCGCGGGTCGGCCGTGACCGACACCTTCAGCGTCGCGTCGCTGTTGCCGATCGCGCCGGGGTCGAGCATTTTCTGCAACTGCTGGGCGAGGTCGATCGCGTTCGCGTTGCGCAGCGGCACGACCTGCACCTGCGCGCCCGCGGCGCTGTCCACGCCGGCGATGATCTGCGCGATGCGCCGCACGTTGTCCGCGTAGTCGGTCACGACGATCGTGTTGTTCGCCGGGTACGCGGTGACCGTGTTGTTCGGCGAGATCAGCGGCCGCAGCACGGGCAGCAGGTTGTTCGCCGATTCGTTGTGCAGCTCGAACACCTGCGTGATCACCTGGTCGCCGCGCGCCTGCGGCGCATTGCCGACGTAGGTCGGCACGCCCTGCAGTTTCGCGTCGGCCTCGGGCACGACCTTCAGCACGCCGTGATCCTGCACGAGTGCGAAGCCCTGCATGCGCAGTGCCGACTGCAGCGTCTTCAGCGCCTGGTCTTCCGGCACCGGCCGTTCGGCCACGAGGTTGAGCTGCCCCTTCACACGAGGGTCGACGATGATGGTCTTGCCGGTTGCGGCGCCGATCGCCTTGGCGACCTGGTCGATATCCGCATTCACGAAATTGAGCGTGACCTGAGCGTAGGCGGCCTGCGAGACGATGATGCCGGCGACGATCAAGGTCGTGGCGACACGCCGCATAACGAAGCGATTTCTTGTCATGGATGAATGGGTCGATGCCGGCTCAGGCCACTTCCGGCGGTAGTGCTGGGATCCAAGTCCGAAAGAGGCGACATTAGCAGTTTTTCATGTCCGAAATATCACATTGATCCGAAGACTGTCTCACATACGACATGTATCCGGCGAACCGTATGCGATATGTAAGATTCAACGCTATTCTCGGCATGCGGCCATCGCCCCCGTTTCACGATGAACCGACACGGAAATGCGGTATAACCGGGCGGCCGTATTCCTGTATGTCGCAAGCTGACGGACTGTCGGTATGATACGGGCGGCACGTTTCTCGTCGCACGAATAACAGGCACGGGTTTTCCCGACCCTCACGCATTTTCTTGTCGATTCCGCACCATGAACAGACGGTTCGTTTCGGTCGTGTTGATCGCCGCCGGCGGGTGTTTCGCCAGCGCGAACGCTCGCGCGGACTGTTTCGACGAAGCCGCTAAATATCAGCAGGTCAATCCGCTGATCCTGCGCGCGATCGCGTGGCAGGAGTCGCGCAACCGGCCCGAGGCGCTGAACAAGAACACGAACGGCTCGGTCGACTACGGCCTGATGCAGATCAATTCGATTCACCTGCCGACGCTGTCGCGCTATGGAATCGGCCGCGACACGCTGATGGAGCCGTGCAAGAACGTGTACATCGCCGCATGGCATCTCAAGCAGAAGATGAACCGCTACGGCAACACGTGGCAGGCGGTCGGCGCCTATCATTCGGAAACCCCGTCGCTGCGCGACAAGTATGCACGGCAGATCGCCGGCATCCTGACGCAGTGGAAGCTGCTGCCGCCCGTGCAGTGACCCCGCGCCGCAGCGCGACCTGACGCCGTAGCGGCCGGCCGGCGCGCGTTTGATGCACAATGCGGATCTCACGCCGCAATTTCGCCCGTCCGCGGGACGATCGCGCCCCGGAAGGGCGTCGCGGCCGCTTTTTCAATTTTTCCGTTGGTGCATATCGCTATGAATCCGGCAATGAACCAGCCGTTGCCCGTCACCGTGCTGTCCGGCTTCCTCGGCGCCGGCAAGACCACGCTGCTCAATCACATCCTCGCGAACCGCGCGGGCCT
This region of Burkholderia contaminans genomic DNA includes:
- the gspD gene encoding type II secretion system secretin GspD, with protein sequence MTRNRFVMRRVATTLIVAGIIVSQAAYAQVTLNFVNADIDQVAKAIGAATGKTIIVDPRVKGQLNLVAERPVPEDQALKTLQSALRMQGFALVQDHGVLKVVPEADAKLQGVPTYVGNAPQARGDQVITQVFELHNESANNLLPVLRPLISPNNTVTAYPANNTIVVTDYADNVRRIAQIIAGVDSAAGAQVQVVPLRNANAIDLAQQLQKMLDPGAIGNSDATLKVSVTADPRTNSLMLRASSASRLAAAKRLVQQLDAPSAVPGNMHVVPLRNADAVKLAKTLRGMLGKGSGSDSGSSASSNDANSFNQNGGSSSSGNFSTGTSGTPPLPSGGLGGSSSSSSYGGTSSSGGLGSGGLLGGDKDKGDDNQPGGMIQADAATNSLIITASDPVYRNLRSVIDQLDARRAQVYIEALIVELNSTSQGNLGIQWQVASGQFLGGTNLNPGLGLGNSIINLTAGGVTNAAGGITGGGLANNLGALSQGLNIGWLHNMFGVQGLGALLQYFAGVSDANVLSTPNLITLDNEEAKIVVGQNVPIATGSYSNLTSGNTNNAFNTYDRRDVGLTLHVKPQITDGGILKLQLYTEDSAVVAGTTSAQTGPTFTKRSIQSTILADNGEIIVLGGLMQDNYQVSNSKVPLLGDIPWIGQLFRSESKVRAKTNLMVFLRPVIISDRNTAQEVTSNRYDYIQGVTGAYKSDNNVIRDKDDPVVPPMPIGPSQGGTAAGNLFDLDKMRRQQLQRQVAPVPAQPLPEAAPAQPQSVPQQVVPQQPLTATPGASQ
- a CDS encoding lytic transglycosylase domain-containing protein is translated as MNRRFVSVVLIAAGGCFASANARADCFDEAAKYQQVNPLILRAIAWQESRNRPEALNKNTNGSVDYGLMQINSIHLPTLSRYGIGRDTLMEPCKNVYIAAWHLKQKMNRYGNTWQAVGAYHSETPSLRDKYARQIAGILTQWKLLPPVQ